GTCGAGCCCAGGACCGGCCTGTCCGGCGTCGAGGTCGTCATGACCAAGCTCCACGCGGGCGGCAAGTTCGGCGGCGGCTCGTACGCCGCCTCCGGCGGCCTGCACGGCGTCGGTGCCTCCGTGGTCAACGCCCTCTCCGCCCGTCTCGACGTCGAGGTGGACCGCGGCGGCCACACCCACGCCATCGGCTTCCGGCGCGGTGTGCCGGGCGCCTTCGCGGCCGACGGCGCCGACGCGAAGTTCGAGGCCAAGAGCGGCCTGCGCAAGACCAAGAAGATCCCCAAGACCCGCACCGGCACGCGCGTGCGGTACTGGGCCGACCGGCAGATCTTCCTCAAGGACGCCAAGCTCTCCCTGGACCACCTGCACCAGCGCGCCCGGCAGACCGCCTTCCTGGTGCCGGGCCTGACCATCGTCGTGCGCGACGAGTTCGGCCTCGGCGAGGGCGGCAGCAAGGGTGAGGAATCCTTCCGTTTCGACGGCGGAATCAGCGAGTTCTGCGAGTACCTCGCGGGCGACAAGCCGGTCTGCGACGTCCTCCGCTTCTCGGGCAAGGGCACCTTCAAGGAGACCGTCCCCGTCCTGGACGAACACGGTCAGATGACCCCCACCGAGGTCACCCGTGAACTGGGCGTGGACATCGCGATGCGCTGGGGCACGGGGTACGACACGACCGTCCGGTCCTTCGTCAACATCATCGCCACCCCCAAGGGCGGCACCCACGTCTCCGGCTTCGAACAGTCCGTGACGGGGGTGTTCAACGATGTGCTGAGAGCCAAGAAGCTGCTGCGGGTGGCCGAGGACAACATCGTCAAGGACGACGCCCTCGAGGGCCTCACCGCCGTCGTGACCGTGCGCCTGGCCGAGCCGCAGTTCGAGGGCCAGACCAAGGAGGTCCTCGGCACCTCGGCGGCGCGCCGCATCGTGAACAACGTGGTCACCAAGGAGCTGAAGGCGTTCCTGACCAGCACGAAGCGGGACGCCGCCGCTCAGGCCCGGGTCATCATGGAGAAGGTGGTCGCCGCCGCCCGTACGCGCGTCGCGGCCCGCCAGCACAAGGACGCCCAGCGCCGGAAGACCGCCCTGGAGTCCTCGTCCCTGCCGGCCAAGCTCGCCGACTGCCGCAGCGACGACGTGGACCGCAGCGAACTGTTCATCGTCGAGGGCGACTCCGCGCTCGGTACGGCCAAGCTGGCCCGGAACTCCGAATTCCAGGCCCTGCTGCCGATCCGGGGCAAGATCCTCAACGTGCAGCGGTCGTCGGTGACCGACATGCTCAAGAACGCCGAGTGCGGCGCGATCATCCAGGTCATAGGAGCGGGCTCGGGCCGCACCTTCGACATCGACCAGGCCCGCTACGGCAAGATCATCATGATGACCGACGCCGATGTGGACGGCTCCCACATCCGCTGTCTGCTGCTCACGCTGTTCCAGCGCTACATGCGGCCGATGGTCGAGGCCGGCCGGGTCTTCGCCGCGGTGCCGCCGCTGCACCGCATCGAGATCATCCAGCCGAAGAAGGGCCAGGACAAGTACGTCTACACGTACTCGGACCGCGAACTGCGCGACAAGCTCATGGAGTTCCAGAGCAAGGGCATCCGGTACAAGGACTCCATCCAGCGCTACAAGGGTCTCGGTGAGATGGACGCCGACCAGCTGGCCGAGACCACGATGGACCCGCGTCACCGCACGCTGCGCAGGATCAACCTGTCCGACCTCGAGGCCGCCGAGCAGGTCTTCGATCTGCTGATGGGCAACGACGTGGCGCCACGCAAGGAGTTCATCTCCAGCTCGGCAGCGACGCTGGACCGGTCGCGTATCGACGCGTAGCCGCTGCGCCGGGCTTCGGCCGGCGGGGTGCCTGAGGCGGGGCGTGCGTGCGGTGCCGGCCGCCGAGAGGGGCCGACGGAGGCTTGCCGGAGGCGGAGCGGGTCGGTGCGCAGGGGGCGGGGCCCGGTGGCCGGCGGAGGGCGACGGCTGGTTGTCTTCCGCCGGTCCGTCGTCCTCCGCCGGTTCTATCGGGCCCCGTCCCGACCGACCGCCGCCTCCGTCTCCGCCCTCGCCTGGTTTCCACAGCCGTGGGATCTCAGGGGATCTACACCCGTGGGTGGAGACGAGCCGTTTCAGGTTTCCACCCGTGATCCACCCCGGCTCCGATCTCCCGACCTGCGCTTTTCCGTAGCTTCGTAGGTGTCGGCAGCGCCCGCTTCCGGCACCGCTCTCTCGCTCACGGAGGCTCTGATGTCCGGGCTCGTCAACGCGCTGGTGATCGTGGCCGTCGCCGCCATAGTGATCGCGCGGCAGTTCCGCGCTCAGGCGATCAACACCGACCGGCGGTGGTGGCTGCTCCCCGTGATCCTCGGCGTCGTCGCACTGCGCGAGCCCGGCATCCTCGACGGTCACCACCACGCCGAATCCGCCGTACTCCTCGCGGTGGAGCTGGTCATCGGTGTGGCCACGGGTGCCGGCTGGGCCTGGACGACCCGCGTCTGGACTGCCTCGGACGGTGTCGTGTGGACCAAGAGCACCAGGGCGAGCATCGCCGTATGGGTCGTGGGTGTCGCCCTGCGGATCGGTCTTTACGCCCTCGGCCGCGCGCTCGGCCTGCACCAGGCCAGCTCCGCCCTGATGCTCGGTTTCGCCGCCACTCTGCTGGTCCGCAGCGGAATCCTGTTCTGGCGGGCACAGTCCCTCGGCAGCGTGACCCGTCCCGCACCGGCGTACGGTGACGGCATGCGGCCGGCCCGGAAGGAGCGCGTGTGACGGAGAACGTCTGGACCCGCTGGCCGTCGCGAGAGGCGCTCGGCCGTGCGGGCACCCCCCGACCCCGGCGCATGCTCGCCTGGGCGGTCAGGTTGCTCGTGATCGCGCTGCTCCTATGGGGTGCGTTCAGTCAGAATCACGTCGGTATCGGCGGGGCGCTCGTGGCTGCCGCGGGGGTCCTCCTGGCCGGCGTTGTCTCCTGGGGCTTCTTCCGGACCACCTACCAGCACCGGCTGGTGCCCTCCCTGGCACTGACCGGCGTGCTCCTGGCCCTCGCGGTCGCTGCCGAGGCCACGGGCTTCAGAGGACCGGCCCTCGTGCTCTGGTGCGGTTGCGGAATCAGCGCCCTGGAGCGGCTCCCGCTCGCCGCGGCCGTACCGGTGGCGTGCGTGGGGCTGGCCTCGTTCTCCGCGTTCAACAACGACGTCTGGCTGACCACGGCCGCCACGGTGGTGGGCATGGCCCTCGCCGGATATGTCCTGCGGCTGGACGCGGAGGCTCGCGGCAGCGCGCAGCGGCTCCTCGCCCAGGAGCGTGCCGCCCGGGCGGCCGAGGCGGAGTCCGCGGCGCTCGCCGAGCGGACCCGCATCGCACGGGAGATCCACGATGTGCTGGCCCACAGCCTCTCGGCGCAGTTGGTGCACCTGGAGGCAGCCCGGCTGCTCATCGAGAACGGCGCGGACCGCGAGCGGATCCTGGAGCGGGTGGTGGCCGCCCGGGGCATGGCCCGCGACGGGCTGGCGGAGACCCGTCAGGCCCTGTCGGCGCTGCGCGGCGAACTGACCCCGCTGGAGGACTTCCTGAGCGAACTCGTCAGCGGGGCCGAGGGAGCCGAGGTCACCGTGACGGGTGAGCGCAGATCCCTGTCGGCCGAGGCCTCTCAGGCCGTGCGCAGGGTCGCCCAGGAGGCGCTGACGAACGTGCGCAAGCACGCCCAGGGCGCCAAGGTGCAGCTGCGACTCGACTACAGCGAGCTCGAAGTGACGCTGGACGTACGGGACTCGGGCGGACGGCCGGGTGAACTCACCGGATCCGGAGGCGGGTACGGTCTGCTGGGGATGCGTGAGCGGGCCGAGCTACTGGGCGGCTCGCTGG
The genomic region above belongs to Streptomyces sp. CG1 and contains:
- a CDS encoding type IIA DNA topoisomerase subunit B; amino-acid sequence: MTADTSVPSTALLAGADRDGSNYTARHLLVLEGLEAVRKRPGMYIGSTDSRGLMHCLWEIIDNSVDEALAGVCDRIEVILHDDGSVEVRDNGRGIPVDVEPRTGLSGVEVVMTKLHAGGKFGGGSYAASGGLHGVGASVVNALSARLDVEVDRGGHTHAIGFRRGVPGAFAADGADAKFEAKSGLRKTKKIPKTRTGTRVRYWADRQIFLKDAKLSLDHLHQRARQTAFLVPGLTIVVRDEFGLGEGGSKGEESFRFDGGISEFCEYLAGDKPVCDVLRFSGKGTFKETVPVLDEHGQMTPTEVTRELGVDIAMRWGTGYDTTVRSFVNIIATPKGGTHVSGFEQSVTGVFNDVLRAKKLLRVAEDNIVKDDALEGLTAVVTVRLAEPQFEGQTKEVLGTSAARRIVNNVVTKELKAFLTSTKRDAAAQARVIMEKVVAAARTRVAARQHKDAQRRKTALESSSLPAKLADCRSDDVDRSELFIVEGDSALGTAKLARNSEFQALLPIRGKILNVQRSSVTDMLKNAECGAIIQVIGAGSGRTFDIDQARYGKIIMMTDADVDGSHIRCLLLTLFQRYMRPMVEAGRVFAAVPPLHRIEIIQPKKGQDKYVYTYSDRELRDKLMEFQSKGIRYKDSIQRYKGLGEMDADQLAETTMDPRHRTLRRINLSDLEAAEQVFDLLMGNDVAPRKEFISSSAATLDRSRIDA
- a CDS encoding sensor histidine kinase; protein product: MTENVWTRWPSREALGRAGTPRPRRMLAWAVRLLVIALLLWGAFSQNHVGIGGALVAAAGVLLAGVVSWGFFRTTYQHRLVPSLALTGVLLALAVAAEATGFRGPALVLWCGCGISALERLPLAAAVPVACVGLASFSAFNNDVWLTTAATVVGMALAGYVLRLDAEARGSAQRLLAQERAARAAEAESAALAERTRIAREIHDVLAHSLSAQLVHLEAARLLIENGADRERILERVVAARGMARDGLAETRQALSALRGELTPLEDFLSELVSGAEGAEVTVTGERRSLSAEASQAVRRVAQEALTNVRKHAQGAKVQLRLDYSELEVTLDVRDSGGRPGELTGSGGGYGLLGMRERAELLGGSLDAGPDEEGFVVRLKVPV
- a CDS encoding DUF1453 domain-containing protein, which translates into the protein MSGLVNALVIVAVAAIVIARQFRAQAINTDRRWWLLPVILGVVALREPGILDGHHHAESAVLLAVELVIGVATGAGWAWTTRVWTASDGVVWTKSTRASIAVWVVGVALRIGLYALGRALGLHQASSALMLGFAATLLVRSGILFWRAQSLGSVTRPAPAYGDGMRPARKERV